From a region of the Nitrospira sp. genome:
- a CDS encoding cadherin-like beta sandwich domain-containing protein, translating into MASVNQGVELASLIITPGELQPSFDSATTQYNVDLTSDIETVIITAQPRVAGDTVSINGQTTTRRDISLGPVGSVTPVSIVVSESTSNSRTYIVLLNKATLAGNNSLQNLTVSPGTLAPTFNANTLSYTVNVANNVGSIAVSPTLDDPAATMTVDGQAATSGQAHSITLNDSGQSTTITVIVTAQSGTQKTYLITVNRGISGNNFLQSLTISPGTLDPPFSAGTVGYTMDVASNVTSVTVTPTLQDTTASLTVNGQPINSGQARIITLRGPGLSTFLNIVVTAQNGTRKTYSVDVFRPALSGNNKLSALTVAPGILDPAFNADTTRYTVDLATTVSSVTVTATLQDPSASMEVNGQGTSSGQARDITLGAPGSHTNIDLVVVAPNGRSKTYRITLERAAPASNNRLSALTVTPGILDPAFNPNTTKYTVDLATTVSSVTVTATLQEPSANMEVNGQGISSGQARDITLGAPGSRTDIELVVVAPNGSSRTYRITVERAAP; encoded by the coding sequence GTGGCGTCGGTTAACCAAGGGGTCGAACTTGCCAGTCTGATCATTACCCCTGGAGAACTTCAACCGTCCTTTGACAGTGCCACCACCCAATACAATGTCGACCTCACCAGCGACATTGAGACCGTGATCATCACGGCGCAACCGCGAGTGGCCGGCGACACTGTGAGTATCAATGGCCAGACCACGACGAGGAGAGATATTTCATTGGGTCCGGTGGGATCAGTTACTCCCGTGAGTATCGTGGTGTCAGAATCAACGAGCAATTCAAGAACCTACATAGTGCTTCTCAACAAAGCAACCTTAGCTGGAAACAATTCGTTACAAAACTTGACCGTTTCGCCCGGAACTCTGGCCCCCACATTCAATGCCAACACGCTCAGCTATACGGTGAATGTCGCCAATAACGTCGGAAGCATTGCGGTAAGCCCCACCCTGGACGACCCCGCTGCGACAATGACGGTGGACGGGCAAGCCGCTACCTCAGGTCAGGCACACTCAATTACCCTCAATGACTCCGGCCAAAGCACTACCATCACGGTTATCGTGACAGCTCAGAGCGGAACTCAGAAAACCTACCTGATTACGGTGAATCGTGGGATATCGGGCAACAACTTCTTGCAGAGTCTAACCATTTCACCAGGAACCTTAGATCCGCCTTTCAGCGCTGGCACAGTCGGTTACACGATGGATGTCGCGAGCAATGTGACCAGCGTAACAGTAACGCCGACGTTGCAAGATACGACGGCGAGCCTGACGGTGAATGGGCAGCCCATCAACTCCGGGCAAGCCCGTATCATTACGTTGCGCGGACCGGGTTTAAGCACCTTTCTCAATATTGTGGTGACCGCGCAAAATGGCACCAGGAAAACATATTCCGTAGACGTATTTCGTCCTGCACTTAGCGGGAACAACAAACTGTCGGCCTTGACGGTGGCACCCGGCATCTTGGACCCCGCGTTCAACGCGGATACCACCAGATATACGGTGGACCTGGCGACCACCGTCAGCAGCGTCACGGTGACGGCGACTCTTCAGGACCCGAGTGCCAGCATGGAGGTGAATGGCCAGGGCACCAGCTCGGGTCAGGCGCGGGACATCACCCTTGGCGCTCCGGGCTCGCACACCAACATCGACCTTGTCGTGGTCGCCCCGAACGGCAGGTCCAAAACCTATCGCATCACCCTCGAACGCGCAGCCCCAGCGAGCAACAACAGACTCTCGGCCTTGACGGTGACACCCGGCATCTTGGACCCCGCGTTCAACCCGAACACCACCAAGTATACGGTGGACCTGGCGACCACCGTCAGCAGCGTCACGGTGACGGCGACTCTTCAGGAGCCGAGTGCTAACATGGAGGTGAATGGCCAGGGCATCAGCTCGGGTCAGGCGCGGGACATTACCCTTGGAGCTCCGGGGTCACGCACCGACATAGAACTTGTCGTGGTCGCCCCGAACGGCAGCTCCAGAACCTATCGCATCACCGTCGAACGAGCAGCCCCCTAG
- the moaC gene encoding cyclic pyranopterin monophosphate synthase MoaC, whose protein sequence is MAEFTHFNESGRARMVDVGAKDSTERLATAQARVFLLPETLEKIQRGKIQKGDVLSVAQVAGVMGAKQTPDLIPMCHPILLTSVDIAFKEELQPDPQGRCSITITATAKTTGPTGVEMEAMTAVTVAALTIYDMCKSVDRGMSFSEVCLLSKSGGKSGAYIRGE, encoded by the coding sequence ATGGCCGAATTCACCCACTTTAATGAGTCTGGGCGCGCTCGTATGGTCGACGTCGGCGCCAAGGATTCAACCGAACGGCTTGCCACGGCTCAAGCCAGAGTATTCCTGCTTCCCGAAACCCTTGAAAAGATCCAGCGCGGCAAGATTCAGAAGGGTGATGTCTTGTCGGTAGCTCAGGTCGCCGGCGTGATGGGCGCGAAACAGACGCCGGACCTCATTCCCATGTGTCATCCGATTCTCCTCACCAGTGTCGATATTGCCTTCAAAGAAGAACTTCAGCCCGATCCACAAGGCCGCTGTTCCATCACGATTACGGCCACGGCCAAGACGACAGGGCCGACGGGCGTCGAAATGGAAGCGATGACGGCGGTCACGGTTGCGGCGTTGACCATTTACGATATGTGCAAGTCGGTGGACCGCGGCATGAGTTTCAGCGAGGTCTGTCTTCTTTCCAAATCCGGGGGGAAGTCCGGTGCCTATATCCGAGGGGAGTGA
- a CDS encoding molybdenum cofactor biosynthesis protein MoaE, which translates to MVTVKLFGMTKMMAGNRGSLSLELANGRRVKDLVGAINSGYPAIGELLHKKKVLVSVNQEIAHEETEIKDGDEIALLPPFAGGTEMNDETDNGQFVRIQREDFSVDAEINRVRGRSKRIGGVSIFLGTARDRSKGREVDSLTFEHYEGMAQTTLREIRERALKDFDILELLIIHRYGEITIGENIVLIIAGAEHRADAFRACKWAIDELKQITPIWKLEHTPEGEVWVEEHP; encoded by the coding sequence ATGGTGACGGTCAAGTTATTCGGTATGACGAAGATGATGGCCGGCAATCGGGGATCGTTGTCATTGGAATTGGCGAATGGTCGGCGGGTCAAGGATCTGGTCGGGGCCATCAATAGCGGCTATCCTGCAATCGGGGAACTACTTCACAAAAAGAAGGTGCTGGTATCGGTGAATCAGGAAATCGCGCACGAGGAGACAGAAATCAAAGATGGGGATGAGATCGCTCTGTTGCCGCCTTTCGCGGGCGGGACTGAAATGAACGATGAGACGGATAATGGCCAATTCGTTCGTATCCAGCGGGAAGATTTCTCCGTCGATGCGGAAATCAACCGCGTGCGTGGCCGGTCCAAACGAATCGGCGGCGTCTCGATCTTTTTAGGGACGGCGCGTGACCGGTCGAAAGGGCGGGAGGTGGATAGCCTCACCTTCGAGCACTATGAGGGAATGGCGCAAACAACGTTGCGCGAGATTCGAGAGCGGGCGCTGAAAGATTTCGATATCCTCGAACTGCTCATTATCCACCGGTATGGAGAGATTACGATCGGTGAGAACATTGTGCTGATCATTGCCGGCGCCGAACATCGTGCGGATGCGTTCCGTGCCTGCAAGTGGGCCATTGATGAATTAAAGCAGATCACGCCGATTTGGAAACTGGAACACACGCCTGAAGGAGAGGTGTGGGTCGAGGAGCACCCATAA
- the moaA gene encoding GTP 3',8-cyclase MoaA, with amino-acid sequence MQQRSIPSTRDAFGRPLGSLRLSVTDRCNLRCKYCMPEPEYVWLPREDLLSFEEMATLAGYFADLGVEKVRLTGGEPLLRRDLARFVRLLRQDRRIQEVALTTNGILLAEYAQGLYEAGLDRVTVSLDTLRPERFRQLAGRDEFSRVLEGIESVGKTGFTNLKLDTVAIRGFNEDELSALIEFAKHYHAEVRFIEYMDVGGANEWSMDKVLSQDMILASLSRRYGRVTPLPERGSAPAQRFLLPDGTIFGIIPSTTMPFCAQCDRSRVTADGFWYLCLYATSGIDLRKPLRMGSSPVQMREMIGSGWTTRRDRGAEERKALERVGLRAGGLIDIDQLRQDPHLEMHARGG; translated from the coding sequence ATGCAGCAGCGTTCTATCCCCTCTACACGCGATGCATTCGGTCGCCCGCTCGGCAGTCTTCGCCTGTCTGTTACGGACCGATGCAATCTCCGCTGCAAGTATTGCATGCCGGAACCGGAGTATGTCTGGCTTCCACGCGAGGATCTTCTGAGCTTCGAGGAAATGGCGACGCTTGCGGGATATTTCGCCGATCTCGGAGTGGAGAAGGTCAGACTGACTGGGGGAGAACCGCTCTTGCGACGGGACCTTGCACGGTTTGTGCGGTTGCTGCGACAGGATCGGCGGATTCAGGAAGTGGCCTTGACGACGAACGGTATTCTGTTGGCCGAGTATGCGCAAGGGCTCTATGAAGCGGGTCTTGACCGGGTGACGGTCAGTTTGGATACGCTCCGACCGGAGCGGTTCCGTCAATTGGCCGGGCGTGATGAATTTTCACGAGTGTTAGAGGGCATCGAATCGGTCGGTAAGACGGGTTTTACGAATTTGAAACTGGACACGGTTGCGATCCGGGGATTCAACGAAGATGAACTGAGTGCGTTGATCGAATTTGCCAAACACTATCACGCTGAGGTTCGTTTCATTGAGTACATGGATGTTGGGGGGGCGAACGAGTGGAGCATGGACAAAGTTCTGTCGCAAGACATGATCCTGGCATCCTTGAGCCGACGGTATGGCCGGGTCACGCCGCTTCCGGAACGGGGGAGTGCTCCAGCCCAGCGATTCTTGTTGCCGGACGGCACAATCTTTGGGATTATTCCGTCAACGACGATGCCTTTTTGCGCCCAGTGCGACCGCAGTCGTGTCACGGCCGACGGATTTTGGTATCTGTGCCTGTACGCTACGTCCGGTATTGATTTGCGCAAGCCGCTCCGTATGGGAAGCAGTCCTGTGCAAATGCGGGAGATGATCGGGTCCGGATGGACGACCCGCCGTGATCGTGGAGCGGAAGAGCGTAAGGCCTTGGAGCGGGTTGGGCTTCGAGCCGGAGGGTTGATCGACATTGATCAGCTTCGGCAAGATCCGCATCTGGAGATGCATGCCCGTGGCGGATAA
- a CDS encoding sulfite exporter TauE/SafE family protein — MPDMQVATLLGVGFLLGLRHALDTDHLAAVSTVLAERPSLLASGAVGLWWGIGHTLTLLLVGAVVLAWGVHIPAQFEVIAESCVAVLLILLGVTLALRLYRERWHVHSHHHDGRPHVHFHSHQRQKDHRHRHWMTELIRPLCIGMAHGLAGSAALMLMILATTTDVVAGLLSILVFGVGSIIGMMVIGLTISVPIIYSRSVSRQLFVGVQGFASLVSVSVGVWMLVELTSSAIG, encoded by the coding sequence ATGCCGGACATGCAGGTTGCGACATTGCTAGGAGTCGGCTTTCTGCTTGGGCTGCGGCACGCCCTGGATACCGATCATCTTGCAGCGGTTTCCACGGTGCTTGCTGAGCGACCGTCGCTCTTGGCGTCCGGCGCCGTTGGGTTATGGTGGGGCATCGGGCATACCCTGACCTTATTGCTTGTAGGGGCGGTCGTTCTTGCTTGGGGAGTTCATATCCCCGCACAATTCGAAGTCATCGCTGAATCGTGTGTGGCCGTCTTGCTGATCCTGCTCGGCGTCACGTTGGCCCTTAGGCTCTACCGGGAGCGATGGCACGTGCATAGCCATCACCACGACGGCCGCCCGCACGTTCATTTTCACAGTCACCAACGACAGAAAGATCATCGTCATCGGCATTGGATGACCGAGTTGATTCGTCCACTCTGTATCGGTATGGCGCATGGGCTGGCTGGATCCGCCGCGCTGATGTTGATGATTCTTGCCACAACGACAGACGTGGTCGCCGGCCTCTTGTCGATTCTCGTCTTCGGGGTAGGGTCTATTATCGGTATGATGGTGATCGGCCTGACGATCAGTGTTCCGATCATCTATTCACGTTCGGTCAGCCGGCAACTTTTTGTCGGGGTACAGGGTTTTGCCAGTCTTGTCAGTGTCTCGGTCGGGGTGTGGATGCTGGTCGAGTTGACGTCGTCCGCGATCGGGTAG
- a CDS encoding acetyl-CoA carboxylase carboxyltransferase subunit beta translates to MAWFKKDKPAESVPPPRSKGSEGMWLKCNHCREIVYRKEVDRNNKVCPKCEYHFPISVTERIGLLIDLGTFKEWDVGLEAQDPLTFQDTKSYRERVKAHQEKTGRKDALVIGEGMVNGRRVVLCVFDFSFMGGSMGSVVGEKLCRAIDRALELKLPVILVTASGGARMQEGIFSLMQMAKTSTAVAKLGEAKLPFISILSDPTFGGVTASVAMLGDVIIAEPKALIGFAGPRVIEQTIKQQLPDQFQRSEFLLEHGMIDMIVERKRLKETVGTLVNHF, encoded by the coding sequence ATGGCGTGGTTCAAGAAAGACAAGCCGGCAGAATCAGTCCCGCCGCCTCGTTCTAAAGGCAGTGAGGGGATGTGGCTCAAGTGCAATCACTGCCGGGAAATCGTCTATCGAAAAGAAGTCGACCGGAACAACAAGGTCTGCCCGAAGTGCGAGTATCATTTCCCTATTTCGGTCACGGAACGTATCGGCTTGCTCATCGATCTCGGGACGTTCAAGGAATGGGATGTCGGATTGGAGGCTCAAGATCCCTTAACCTTTCAGGACACCAAATCTTATCGAGAGCGAGTGAAGGCACACCAAGAAAAGACAGGTCGTAAAGATGCTCTCGTGATCGGTGAAGGCATGGTGAATGGCCGCCGCGTGGTGCTGTGTGTGTTCGATTTCAGCTTCATGGGCGGCAGTATGGGCTCGGTGGTCGGTGAAAAACTCTGCCGCGCGATCGATCGAGCCTTGGAGCTGAAATTGCCCGTCATTCTGGTCACCGCGTCCGGGGGAGCTCGTATGCAGGAAGGTATCTTCTCGCTGATGCAGATGGCCAAGACGTCGACGGCGGTGGCGAAGCTGGGGGAAGCCAAACTGCCCTTCATCTCAATCCTCTCCGATCCTACGTTCGGGGGTGTCACGGCCAGTGTGGCGATGTTGGGAGATGTGATCATTGCCGAACCGAAAGCCCTGATCGGTTTTGCCGGACCTCGAGTGATCGAACAGACGATCAAACAGCAATTGCCGGATCAGTTCCAGCGGTCTGAATTCCTTCTCGAGCACGGGATGATCGATATGATCGTCGAGCGCAAGCGTCTTAAGGAGACGGTCGGCACTCTCGTGAATCATTTTTAG
- a CDS encoding bifunctional folylpolyglutamate synthase/dihydrofolate synthase: MSYSSVIEFLYSLQKHGIKLGLETMRLLLERVGNPHRALRVLHIGGTNGKGSTAAMAAAVLQHSGRRVGLYTSPHLIEFRERIRVNGCVITEDRVGELITRLRAAQKHDLQPTFFEMTTALAFLYFAESEVDVAVLEVGLGGRFDATNVMERPLCSAITTIGLDHQEYLGHTEGAIAFEKGGIIKPSVPVVVGRIGSEAETVLRRIADDRTAPLWQLGREFHVEGNDSEEFAYRGVTRVIEGLACGLAGRHQWDNAACALALLEAAGQLGLATNDTAVREGLRTVSWDGRLESIDESPKVLLDGAHNPAAAHALARYLNEYSTNHPTSRIILVWGMMRDKDHRGFIAPLLPMVSEIVLTQAALARSATIQDLRAALQEWHGSLSESVLPMDALAVARSRAMPHDLICIAGSLMLLGDIKAAVSGCGLSPIRG, encoded by the coding sequence ATGAGCTACTCCTCCGTTATCGAATTCCTCTACAGCCTTCAAAAACACGGCATCAAGCTGGGCTTGGAGACCATGCGGCTTCTCTTGGAGAGGGTTGGCAATCCTCACCGTGCGCTTCGTGTGCTTCATATCGGAGGTACCAACGGCAAAGGGTCGACCGCGGCGATGGCCGCGGCGGTGCTTCAACATTCAGGCCGGCGCGTCGGGCTCTATACATCTCCTCATCTGATCGAATTCCGTGAACGGATTCGTGTCAATGGTTGCGTGATCACGGAAGATCGCGTAGGAGAGTTGATCACGCGATTGAGGGCCGCTCAGAAACACGATCTGCAGCCGACTTTTTTTGAGATGACGACGGCCCTCGCGTTCCTGTACTTCGCAGAATCTGAAGTTGACGTCGCCGTACTAGAAGTCGGGTTGGGCGGACGGTTTGACGCGACCAACGTGATGGAGCGACCGCTCTGCAGCGCAATCACGACGATCGGTTTGGATCATCAGGAGTATTTGGGGCATACGGAGGGTGCGATCGCCTTCGAAAAAGGGGGCATCATCAAGCCGTCCGTACCGGTCGTGGTGGGACGTATTGGGTCGGAGGCTGAAACCGTGCTGCGCCGGATCGCTGACGATCGGACGGCACCGTTGTGGCAGCTCGGCCGCGAGTTTCATGTTGAAGGGAACGACTCCGAAGAGTTTGCCTATCGTGGGGTGACGCGTGTGATTGAGGGGCTGGCTTGCGGCCTGGCAGGGCGCCACCAGTGGGACAACGCCGCTTGTGCGTTGGCACTGCTTGAAGCTGCCGGTCAATTGGGGCTTGCAACGAATGACACGGCCGTACGTGAGGGCCTGCGGACTGTGTCATGGGACGGTCGCCTAGAGTCCATCGATGAGTCTCCGAAGGTTTTGCTCGATGGCGCACATAACCCTGCCGCGGCGCATGCGCTCGCACGATATCTGAACGAATATTCCACAAATCATCCAACTTCTCGGATTATTCTGGTGTGGGGCATGATGCGCGATAAAGATCATCGGGGATTCATCGCGCCGTTGCTGCCGATGGTGTCGGAGATCGTGTTGACACAGGCGGCTCTTGCACGATCTGCCACGATCCAAGATCTTCGCGCAGCCCTGCAAGAATGGCATGGCTCGCTGTCGGAGTCCGTTCTTCCTATGGATGCGCTGGCAGTTGCCAGAAGCCGGGCAATGCCTCACGATCTTATCTGTATAGCCGGATCACTCATGCTCCTGGGGGATATCAAAGCGGCAGTAAGCGGCTGTGGTCTGTCACCGATCCGTGGCTAA
- a CDS encoding LPS-assembly protein LptD yields the protein MVDPFLWICRWLLLVVTVLFLSPYPGSAAENRVGAGASPASSAPLDITAERIDYRQDTEVYDADGSVVIQQGTMRLTADHVTIQVLPGILTAIGHVHLTDPQADVTAERMDININTEAGVAAHGQLYVPSTNTLVSGRLLQRFSEYHYRAKDGSFTNCDAQGGEVPAWRFRFKDLDMGMGDTLAFKSGWFCLFDVPTIPLPTFSYPLTKRQTGFLIPTVGYDSRFGTHVRGSFFWAINPSQDLTISPSYYSNLGYGSDVEYRYVLDRRSRGKWYLSYLQQTQLSGVAGVTDTGANAEKSRATLTGSHTQFITDTLLLRANANLVTDPNFLQQLSNSGVLRALPSAESNLMATQRLPYGNLYLLGLYLQPLQAGGKDTFQRLPEAGYNLPYVSLFNSPLLLGMEGNYVNFYRDQGFTLNRINMVPGIATEVIQLGHMIGIRPQAKFREVYYTRGAQSEEGQHRETFWLGVDATSKLARRFSLADGGSLLHTVEPSVTYEYVPSTRQSELTQIDQVDDLPKKNLLTYMMRSRVLESGKQTAFNWLDLTVAQSYRVGDVQMMARDFTPGVLPFLGSVTQPLQPATVSIQGKKFSDIWMRAVIGNNLPPFAGISQLDAPIFGRAAQAWAMRPPINRYLTIDAFFDPYQPGVSQFNTDLRFQEGTNWYFEVGQRYTREGNRVRRGDLWNPISFNEVYAPTQEIQFVTMGGAVRTPWGWAFGAKAYYDVKNGRSPELDAVALYQNPCKCWSVGFYYLKFPDREQYSFMLSLTGVGWTESTGTVVMRTLLSPLLWGERGLPWAAPGGPYGLPPQAPGAADGSTGAQTGR from the coding sequence ATGGTAGATCCTTTCTTGTGGATCTGCCGGTGGCTCCTGCTCGTCGTCACCGTGCTCTTCCTCTCTCCATATCCTGGATCAGCTGCGGAAAACCGGGTTGGCGCCGGAGCGTCGCCCGCCTCGTCCGCCCCTCTCGATATCACTGCGGAACGCATTGACTATCGGCAAGACACGGAAGTGTATGACGCGGACGGATCGGTCGTGATCCAACAGGGCACAATGAGGCTGACCGCCGATCATGTCACCATTCAGGTTCTTCCGGGGATTCTGACGGCTATTGGCCACGTGCATCTAACGGATCCGCAGGCGGATGTCACGGCCGAACGGATGGACATCAATATCAACACCGAGGCCGGTGTCGCCGCGCACGGGCAACTCTACGTTCCGTCTACCAACACGCTGGTTTCGGGTCGGCTGTTGCAGCGATTTTCAGAATACCATTACCGGGCGAAAGACGGCAGCTTTACAAACTGTGATGCGCAAGGGGGCGAAGTGCCGGCGTGGCGGTTCCGGTTTAAGGATCTTGATATGGGCATGGGTGATACATTGGCGTTCAAAAGCGGGTGGTTCTGTCTATTCGATGTCCCGACCATTCCCTTGCCTACCTTTTCCTATCCGCTGACCAAACGACAGACCGGATTTCTTATTCCAACCGTCGGGTATGACAGTCGCTTCGGAACCCACGTACGGGGAAGTTTTTTCTGGGCCATCAATCCGAGTCAGGATCTCACCATTTCACCGTCCTACTACAGTAACTTGGGATATGGGTCGGATGTCGAGTATCGGTATGTCCTGGACCGGCGATCCCGTGGAAAGTGGTATCTGAGTTATTTGCAACAGACACAGCTTTCCGGTGTCGCAGGCGTGACCGACACCGGAGCGAATGCCGAAAAATCACGGGCAACACTGACCGGTAGTCATACGCAATTCATTACCGATACGCTTTTGCTCCGAGCGAACGCGAATTTGGTCACCGACCCAAACTTTCTTCAACAGTTGAGCAATTCGGGGGTGCTGCGAGCCTTACCGAGCGCCGAATCAAACCTTATGGCGACCCAGCGGCTGCCCTACGGCAATCTCTATCTCTTGGGTCTCTATCTGCAGCCGTTACAAGCCGGTGGAAAGGACACGTTTCAACGTCTGCCGGAGGCCGGCTACAACCTTCCCTACGTTTCACTGTTCAATTCGCCTCTCTTGTTGGGCATGGAAGGCAATTACGTCAACTTCTACCGGGATCAAGGGTTTACGCTCAACAGGATCAATATGGTTCCTGGGATTGCGACTGAGGTGATTCAGCTTGGGCATATGATTGGGATCCGCCCGCAAGCAAAGTTCCGCGAGGTGTATTACACGCGGGGAGCGCAGTCAGAGGAAGGACAGCATCGGGAGACTTTTTGGTTGGGGGTGGACGCCACCTCCAAACTGGCGCGCCGGTTTTCGCTCGCTGATGGGGGTAGCCTGTTGCACACCGTCGAACCCTCTGTGACGTACGAGTATGTGCCGTCCACGAGGCAATCCGAACTGACTCAAATCGACCAGGTCGACGACCTGCCGAAAAAGAATCTGCTGACCTATATGATGCGTAGCCGTGTGCTTGAATCAGGTAAACAAACGGCATTCAACTGGTTGGACCTGACCGTGGCTCAGAGTTATCGTGTGGGCGATGTGCAGATGATGGCTCGGGATTTCACGCCGGGCGTCCTTCCCTTCTTGGGGTCCGTTACACAACCGCTCCAGCCGGCTACGGTATCCATTCAAGGGAAGAAATTTTCTGATATCTGGATGCGGGCCGTCATCGGCAACAACCTCCCGCCGTTTGCGGGGATCTCACAACTGGATGCCCCAATATTCGGGCGCGCCGCCCAGGCATGGGCGATGCGGCCCCCCATCAATCGATACCTGACGATTGACGCGTTCTTCGATCCCTATCAGCCAGGCGTAAGCCAGTTCAACACGGATCTTCGGTTTCAAGAAGGAACCAATTGGTATTTCGAAGTAGGCCAACGGTACACGAGAGAAGGCAATCGAGTGCGACGAGGCGATCTTTGGAATCCTATCTCGTTCAACGAGGTGTATGCCCCGACGCAGGAGATCCAGTTTGTCACGATGGGCGGCGCGGTGCGCACCCCTTGGGGATGGGCTTTCGGGGCGAAGGCGTACTATGACGTCAAGAATGGAAGAAGTCCTGAATTGGACGCGGTGGCGCTGTATCAGAACCCATGCAAGTGTTGGTCGGTCGGGTTTTATTATCTGAAATTCCCCGATCGTGAGCAGTACAGCTTCATGTTGAGTCTCACGGGGGTCGGTTGGACCGAGAGCACCGGAACCGTCGTGATGCGGACGCTACTGAGCCCGCTCCTGTGGGGCGAGCGTGGCCTTCCGTGGGCGGCTCCAGGCGGGCCCTATGGGCTCCCTCCTCAAGCCCCCGGGGCAGCCGATGGATCGACGGGAGCTCAAACAGGGCGATGA
- the trxA gene encoding thioredoxin yields the protein MILTLKEGEDVAGDALKVEDSTWDAEVMKASELVMVDFWAVWCGPCQMVAPIVDELAKEYDGKLKVRKLNTDENPEVAGRYQVMSIPTILFFKNGQPVEKLVGARPKRQFKEVIDSLLAQHAGTA from the coding sequence ATGATTTTAACCCTGAAGGAGGGCGAAGACGTGGCTGGTGACGCCTTGAAAGTTGAAGATTCGACTTGGGATGCCGAAGTCATGAAGGCCTCGGAACTTGTCATGGTGGATTTTTGGGCCGTGTGGTGCGGCCCCTGTCAAATGGTGGCTCCCATCGTTGATGAATTGGCCAAAGAATACGACGGGAAGCTCAAAGTCCGAAAGCTGAACACCGACGAGAATCCGGAAGTGGCCGGTCGTTACCAGGTGATGAGCATTCCCACCATTCTCTTTTTTAAGAATGGTCAGCCGGTTGAAAAGCTGGTAGGAGCCAGGCCAAAACGCCAATTCAAGGAAGTCATCGATTCGCTCCTCGCGCAACATGCGGGGACTGCCTAG